From a single Pseudalkalibacillus hwajinpoensis genomic region:
- a CDS encoding AMP-binding protein: MTKITEKEWFHYYQDGVPTSIDYEDKPLHAYLIDAASKHPEKKAVHFLGKELTFHELLNRSKRLANSLRDHGLVKGGRVSIMLPNCPQAVISYYAVLMAGGVVVQTNPLYMERELEHQLTDSKTNMMICLDLVLPKVLKVKEKTELEHIIVTKIQDYLPFPKNLLYPLVQKQKKQGLLVELPSTDEIHTFQDWVTNGRDDDLEINVNPKEDLALLQYTGGTTGLAKGVMLTHYNLVVNTMQCKSWIRDAKYGEERVLGILPFFHVYGMTCVMNLSIMYAAKMIILPKFEPKDTLKAIQKQKPTLFPGAPTIYISLLNDPEIDRYDLSSIKACISGSAPLPIEVQQKFQEKISGRLVEGYGLTESSPVTHSNPLDGTVIGSIGVPWPDTDAKIITPTDEEAALKEIGELIVKGPQVMKGYWNRPDETAAVLKDGWLYTGDMAYRDEKGYFYVVDRKKDMIIAGGYNIYPREVEEILYEHPSIQETVVIGVPDAYRGETVKAFVVLKNKATVTEEELNQHCRRFLAAYKVPRLYEFRNELPKTTVGKILRRVLVDEEKENRNQSL; this comes from the coding sequence ATGACGAAAATCACCGAAAAAGAATGGTTTCACTATTACCAGGATGGGGTGCCAACGTCAATTGACTATGAAGATAAACCGCTTCATGCTTATTTAATTGATGCCGCTTCAAAGCACCCTGAGAAAAAAGCCGTTCATTTTCTTGGAAAAGAACTTACTTTTCATGAACTACTTAATCGCTCAAAGCGTCTCGCCAATTCCTTGCGAGATCATGGTCTAGTAAAAGGTGGGCGTGTTTCAATTATGCTACCGAATTGTCCCCAGGCTGTCATTAGCTATTATGCTGTGTTAATGGCAGGTGGTGTTGTTGTTCAAACGAATCCACTTTATATGGAACGTGAGCTCGAGCATCAGCTAACAGACTCGAAAACGAATATGATGATTTGTCTTGATCTTGTGCTACCAAAAGTATTGAAAGTAAAAGAGAAGACAGAACTTGAGCATATTATTGTAACAAAAATTCAAGACTATTTACCTTTTCCTAAAAACCTTCTTTACCCGCTCGTTCAAAAGCAGAAGAAGCAGGGTTTGCTTGTTGAGTTGCCCTCCACTGATGAGATACACACCTTTCAAGATTGGGTTACAAATGGTAGGGACGATGACCTTGAGATTAACGTGAATCCGAAAGAAGATCTTGCCCTTCTTCAATATACTGGAGGAACGACAGGTTTAGCAAAAGGGGTTATGCTCACCCATTACAACCTTGTAGTCAATACGATGCAGTGCAAGAGCTGGATTCGAGATGCGAAATATGGTGAGGAACGTGTGCTAGGTATTCTTCCATTTTTCCACGTTTACGGTATGACGTGTGTTATGAATTTATCGATCATGTATGCTGCCAAAATGATTATCCTTCCTAAATTCGAACCGAAAGATACCTTAAAGGCTATACAAAAGCAAAAGCCGACGCTATTCCCAGGTGCTCCAACCATCTACATCTCACTATTAAATGACCCAGAAATTGATCGATATGATTTATCATCAATTAAAGCCTGTATTAGCGGCTCGGCACCACTTCCTATTGAAGTACAACAGAAGTTTCAGGAGAAAATCAGTGGCCGTCTTGTAGAAGGGTATGGGTTAACAGAGTCATCCCCTGTAACGCATTCGAATCCACTCGATGGTACGGTTATTGGAAGTATCGGGGTACCATGGCCCGACACTGACGCAAAAATTATCACTCCAACAGATGAAGAAGCTGCCCTGAAAGAAATTGGGGAGCTTATTGTAAAAGGACCTCAGGTGATGAAGGGTTATTGGAATCGCCCAGATGAGACTGCGGCGGTATTAAAAGACGGCTGGCTTTACACTGGTGATATGGCCTACCGTGATGAAAAAGGTTACTTTTATGTTGTTGATCGTAAGAAGGATATGATTATCGCGGGAGGCTACAACATATATCCACGTGAGGTTGAGGAAATCCTGTATGAGCACCCCTCTATACAGGAAACAGTGGTTATCGGAGTACCAGACGCCTATCGGGGAGAAACAGTCAAAGCATTCGTCGTTTTGAAAAATAAAGCAACTGTAACGGAAGAAGAATTGAATCAGCATTGTCGTCGATTTCTTGCTGCGTATAAGGTCCCGCGTCTCTATGAGTTCCGTAATGAACTTCCGAAAACAACTGTTGGGAAGATTCTGCGCCGCGTTCTTGTCGATGAGGAGAAGGAAAACAGAAACCAATCGCTTTAG
- a CDS encoding TetR/AcrR family transcriptional regulator: MVDKGKKRGPKYDKIIDAAVVVIAQNGYHQAQVSKIAREAGVADGTIYLYFKNKEDLLISLFQKKMGSFIDKTEEQISRKDNAMDKLFTLIDMHFKHLGSDYQLAIVTQLELRQTNKALRAQIGEVLKKYLTLVDHILYEGIKSGLFIEELDIRLARQMIFGTLDETVTNWVMKDHKFELEPLAKPLHNLLINGLSK, translated from the coding sequence ATGGTAGATAAGGGAAAAAAAAGGGGTCCGAAGTACGATAAAATCATTGATGCCGCTGTCGTGGTTATTGCACAAAATGGTTACCATCAGGCGCAGGTATCAAAGATAGCAAGGGAAGCCGGTGTGGCAGATGGCACCATTTATCTATACTTCAAAAATAAAGAAGACCTGCTGATTTCATTATTCCAAAAGAAAATGGGCAGTTTTATCGACAAAACAGAAGAGCAAATCTCACGTAAAGATAATGCAATGGATAAATTATTTACGCTGATTGATATGCACTTCAAACACCTTGGATCTGATTATCAGCTTGCTATTGTTACTCAATTGGAGTTAAGGCAAACGAACAAAGCGCTTCGAGCCCAGATCGGTGAAGTGTTGAAGAAATATCTTACTCTGGTTGATCACATTCTTTATGAAGGCATTAAATCAGGGCTGTTTATAGAAGAGCTGGACATTCGGCTGGCCAGACAGATGATTTTCGGTACGTTAGATGAAACTGTAACCAACTGGGTCATGAAGGATCATAAGTTCGAACTGGAACCACTTGCAAAGCCGCTTCACAATTTGTTGATTAACGGCTTGAGCAAATAA
- a CDS encoding DUF350 domain-containing protein yields the protein MEQLWESVAFQTAANYSVVIVCMIVFLSLFEFVTSYRNWEEIQKGNLAVAMATGGKIFGIANIFRFSIEHNDSLVTMMGWGVFGFVLLLIGYFTFEFLTPKFRIDKEIAADNRAVGFISMVISIGLSFVIGAGIS from the coding sequence ATGGAACAATTATGGGAGAGTGTAGCTTTTCAAACAGCCGCAAATTACAGTGTTGTGATTGTCTGCATGATTGTTTTTCTTTCATTATTTGAATTTGTTACTTCCTATCGAAACTGGGAGGAAATTCAGAAAGGAAATCTTGCTGTAGCGATGGCTACAGGGGGTAAAATTTTTGGAATCGCCAATATCTTTCGATTTTCAATAGAGCACAATGATTCTCTTGTAACAATGATGGGCTGGGGAGTATTTGGTTTTGTTCTACTTTTAATTGGCTACTTTACTTTCGAATTTTTGACGCCTAAATTTAGAATTGATAAAGAAATTGCGGCAGATAATCGTGCCGTTGGTTTTATTTCTATGGTAATATCGATTGGCCTATCTTTTGTGATTGGGGCAGGCATTTCATAA
- a CDS encoding endonuclease MutS2 encodes MQKRVLRLLEYDKVKERLGKHVSSSLGKQKTEQLVPLFTLEEVKHQLEGTDEGRRVIRLRGHAPLGGIRDIRQSVKRAEIGGMLNPSELLDISSTIYGGRRLKTFLENMIEDGVELPLFGDLVGQIMNETELEQEINACIDQDGELLDSASDALRRIRTQLRSFESRVREKLESLIRSSSTRKMLSDALITIRNERYVIPVKQEYRGSFGGMIHDQSSSGATLFIEPQSVVSINNQLKEVKVKEKLEIERILTELTGHVAESSETLRHNVDILADIDFIFARAGYANELKATKPSMNDEGEFEIKQGRHPLLPQDEVVPSSLYLGQDYSSLVITGPNTGGKTVTLKTAGLLTLMAQSGLHIPADEGSTMSVFQQIFADIGDEQSIEQSLSTFSSHMTNIVHILKNIDQNSLVLFDELGAGTDPQEGAALAISILDYVYNRGARVIATTHYSELKAYAYNREGVMNASVEFDVETLRPTYRLLIGVPGRSNAFEISRRLGLMDDIIEDARSQISSESNKVDRMISSLEDSQKQAELDRQGASELRKEAESLKDDLKTQLAKFEKQRERLFEEAEQKAAEEVEKAQEQAKKIIHDLRTFQRGDVKEHQLIDAQKQLEDAKPELRSKKPAQKKGKGKAKSYQPGDEVKVISFNQKGHIVEPVGKNEYQVQLGIMKMNVKAKDLEPIKSKPEVERKPFVTVRGSDSRVKTELDLRGKRYEDAQVEVERYIDDALLAGYNQVSIIHGKGTGALRKGVHEWLKRHSRVKNLRMGGMNEGGGGVTVVELK; translated from the coding sequence TTGCAAAAAAGAGTGTTACGGTTACTTGAATATGACAAAGTTAAAGAACGACTTGGTAAACACGTCTCATCCTCACTAGGGAAACAAAAAACTGAACAGTTAGTCCCGCTTTTTACGCTTGAGGAAGTAAAACATCAGCTTGAGGGTACGGACGAGGGACGAAGGGTTATTCGCTTACGTGGTCACGCACCATTAGGTGGAATTCGAGATATCCGTCAGAGTGTTAAACGAGCTGAGATCGGGGGCATGCTTAATCCATCAGAATTATTGGATATTTCCAGTACTATTTATGGTGGACGCAGGTTAAAAACCTTCCTTGAAAACATGATTGAAGATGGAGTGGAACTCCCTCTTTTTGGAGATCTTGTCGGTCAGATCATGAATGAAACTGAGCTAGAACAGGAAATCAATGCCTGTATCGACCAGGACGGTGAACTGCTCGATTCAGCAAGTGATGCCCTGCGCCGGATCCGTACACAGTTACGAAGCTTTGAATCACGCGTTCGTGAAAAGCTTGAAAGCTTAATTCGATCTTCAAGCACCCGGAAAATGCTATCTGACGCACTCATAACCATTCGTAATGAACGCTACGTTATTCCTGTTAAGCAGGAGTACAGAGGCTCGTTTGGCGGTATGATTCATGATCAATCTTCTTCTGGTGCGACGTTGTTTATAGAACCACAATCTGTTGTATCAATAAACAACCAGTTGAAAGAAGTGAAGGTAAAAGAAAAGCTTGAAATTGAGCGCATTCTAACCGAATTAACAGGACATGTTGCAGAATCCTCTGAAACGTTGCGTCACAATGTAGACATTCTGGCGGATATTGATTTTATTTTTGCGCGCGCAGGATACGCCAACGAATTGAAAGCAACGAAGCCTTCGATGAACGATGAAGGAGAATTTGAGATTAAACAGGGGAGACATCCACTCCTTCCACAGGATGAAGTAGTACCATCGTCGCTTTATCTAGGACAAGATTATTCATCACTTGTCATTACGGGGCCTAATACCGGTGGTAAAACGGTTACTTTAAAAACAGCAGGGTTATTAACATTGATGGCACAATCAGGCTTACATATCCCTGCTGATGAAGGATCGACGATGTCTGTATTTCAACAAATCTTTGCTGATATTGGTGATGAACAATCAATCGAGCAAAGTTTAAGTACGTTTTCTTCTCATATGACGAACATCGTCCATATTTTGAAAAACATTGATCAAAACAGCCTTGTTCTATTTGATGAGCTTGGTGCCGGAACTGATCCTCAGGAAGGGGCAGCACTTGCTATATCCATACTTGACTATGTCTATAACCGAGGCGCAAGAGTAATTGCGACAACACATTATAGTGAGCTAAAAGCTTATGCTTATAATCGAGAAGGGGTAATGAATGCCAGTGTAGAATTTGATGTAGAGACGCTTCGTCCAACTTATCGTCTCCTCATTGGTGTTCCCGGCCGAAGCAATGCGTTCGAAATTTCAAGGCGCCTAGGCTTGATGGATGATATTATTGAAGATGCACGTTCTCAGATTTCAAGTGAAAGCAATAAGGTAGATCGAATGATTTCTTCTCTTGAGGATAGCCAGAAACAAGCCGAGTTGGATCGACAGGGTGCATCTGAACTTCGAAAAGAAGCAGAGTCGTTGAAGGACGACCTTAAAACTCAACTTGCAAAGTTTGAAAAACAGCGTGAACGTCTATTTGAAGAAGCAGAACAAAAGGCGGCTGAAGAGGTTGAAAAAGCACAAGAGCAGGCGAAGAAAATCATTCATGATCTTCGGACGTTCCAGCGCGGCGATGTCAAGGAACATCAATTGATTGATGCACAGAAGCAGCTTGAAGATGCTAAGCCAGAACTTCGATCCAAGAAGCCGGCTCAAAAGAAAGGTAAAGGTAAAGCTAAATCTTATCAACCTGGTGATGAAGTAAAGGTCATCAGCTTTAATCAAAAAGGCCATATCGTTGAACCGGTCGGGAAAAATGAATACCAGGTTCAGCTTGGAATAATGAAAATGAATGTAAAAGCGAAAGATCTTGAGCCAATAAAATCAAAACCTGAAGTAGAACGTAAACCGTTCGTTACGGTAAGGGGTAGTGATAGCCGGGTAAAAACCGAGCTTGATTTACGAGGGAAACGATACGAAGATGCCCAGGTAGAAGTGGAACGTTATATTGATGATGCCCTTCTAGCTGGATACAATCAGGTATCCATTATTCACGGTAAAGGAACAGGGGCCCTTAGGAAAGGTGTTCATGAATGGCTTAAACGGCATTCTCGAGTGAAAAACCTTCGAATGGGTGGTATGAATGAAGGCGGCGGTGGCGTGACCGTTGTGGAATTGAAGTAG
- a CDS encoding NupC/NupG family nucleoside CNT transporter → MNIITGLLSIAGVLAIAWLLSNKKTVVRWRTIGIGLLIEGLFVLFVLKVDAGKRLLEKASEAVQNVINYSNEGIQFVFGGLYEQTDLTFVFAINVLAVIIFISALVSALYYLRVIPLIVQAIGVTIGKLMGTTKVETFNAVGNSFLGLAEAPLLVKPYLKLLTRSEIFAIMVGGTASASGAILVGYSLMGIELKYLLISVFSVPFVSLVISKVMEPETEVSKTNDNVRMKKSEHANIFEAIADGTVSGVTLALNIGGLLIAFISILAVLNGLLGVVGTDLSSILGYIFYPFALLVGIPIDEAFRAASIIGTKMSINEFVAYQNLTAIQAQLSDKTVAILSVALCNFANFSSIGQLIIGLGSLEPSKRSQVSKLGLKAIVGGTLASFITAIFVGMFM, encoded by the coding sequence ATGAATATTATCACCGGCCTTTTATCAATTGCAGGAGTACTAGCAATCGCCTGGCTACTTAGCAATAAGAAAACAGTCGTTAGATGGAGAACGATTGGAATTGGACTTTTAATCGAGGGACTATTTGTCCTATTCGTTCTTAAAGTAGATGCCGGAAAACGGTTACTAGAAAAAGCGTCTGAAGCTGTACAAAATGTGATCAATTATAGTAACGAAGGTATTCAATTTGTTTTCGGTGGACTTTATGAACAAACGGATTTAACGTTTGTGTTCGCAATTAACGTACTAGCGGTAATTATTTTCATATCAGCTCTTGTTTCAGCTCTTTATTATTTGCGTGTGATCCCTCTTATCGTACAGGCGATTGGCGTTACAATCGGTAAACTGATGGGAACAACCAAAGTTGAAACCTTTAACGCAGTAGGGAACTCATTTCTAGGATTAGCCGAAGCGCCTTTACTCGTTAAACCATATTTAAAACTTCTTACACGATCTGAAATTTTCGCGATTATGGTAGGTGGAACAGCCTCTGCAAGTGGAGCTATCCTAGTTGGGTATTCATTAATGGGAATTGAACTGAAATATTTGCTCATCTCCGTCTTCAGTGTTCCTTTCGTCTCTCTTGTTATTTCAAAAGTGATGGAACCAGAAACAGAAGTATCAAAAACAAATGACAATGTGCGCATGAAAAAATCAGAACATGCTAATATTTTTGAAGCCATTGCTGATGGTACCGTTAGTGGTGTGACACTTGCCCTAAATATTGGTGGACTTCTAATCGCATTTATAAGTATTCTAGCTGTTTTGAACGGCTTACTTGGAGTTGTCGGCACTGATCTAAGTTCGATTCTCGGCTATATTTTCTATCCGTTTGCGTTACTCGTCGGTATCCCAATCGATGAAGCCTTCCGTGCTGCCTCCATTATTGGGACAAAAATGTCGATAAATGAATTTGTTGCCTATCAAAACCTTACCGCTATTCAAGCTCAATTATCTGATAAAACAGTCGCTATCCTATCTGTTGCTCTTTGTAACTTTGCAAACTTCTCGTCCATAGGTCAGCTTATTATCGGACTGGGATCACTGGAGCCTTCAAAGCGGTCACAAGTATCAAAATTAGGATTAAAAGCGATTGTTGGCGGTACACTTGCTTCCTTCATTACTGCAATCTTCGTTGGCATGTTTATGTAA
- the zapA gene encoding cell division protein ZapA → MADSQGKIRTTVEIHGEQYTIVGDKSHQHIREVSNLVDEKMNEIKGMSPYLDTKRLAVLTAVNIVNEYVMIKKELKELKKKLREEE, encoded by the coding sequence GTGGCAGACAGTCAAGGAAAAATACGTACAACTGTGGAAATACATGGAGAGCAGTATACAATTGTCGGCGATAAAAGTCATCAACATATTCGCGAAGTCTCAAATTTAGTCGATGAGAAGATGAATGAAATTAAAGGGATGAGCCCTTATTTGGATACAAAGCGACTTGCGGTATTGACCGCTGTAAATATAGTGAATGAATATGTCATGATCAAAAAAGAACTTAAAGAATTGAAGAAAAAACTGAGAGAAGAGGAATAA
- a CDS encoding CvpA family protein: protein MVDLILLIILVGGFLIGLRRGLILQVVHLTGFIVSIIVAYMYFRDLAPHLKLWIPYPSFGNEAAASAMVFDAINLEATYYSGIAFALLFFGTKIIMQIIGSMLDFLADLPILRTVNGWLGGVLGFVEVYIVVFLFLFLAALLPNETVQSTISNSILAESIVKHTPVLTEQIKDLWSTHVA, encoded by the coding sequence ATGGTTGATCTTATTCTTTTAATCATATTAGTTGGTGGCTTTCTTATCGGACTTCGTAGAGGTCTTATTTTACAAGTAGTTCATTTAACAGGATTCATTGTGTCAATTATTGTAGCTTATATGTACTTTCGTGATCTCGCTCCTCATTTAAAGCTCTGGATTCCATATCCTTCCTTTGGTAATGAGGCTGCTGCATCAGCAATGGTTTTTGATGCCATCAATCTCGAAGCTACATATTATAGTGGAATTGCCTTTGCGCTTTTGTTCTTTGGCACAAAAATTATTATGCAAATTATTGGATCAATGCTTGATTTTCTGGCCGATTTGCCCATTCTCAGAACTGTTAATGGTTGGCTCGGTGGCGTTCTTGGTTTTGTAGAAGTCTATATTGTGGTTTTCCTATTCTTGTTTCTTGCTGCGCTTCTTCCGAATGAAACAGTCCAATCCACTATATCCAATTCCATTCTTGCAGAGAGTATCGTGAAGCATACGCCAGTGCTGACTGAACAAATTAAAGATCTCTGGAGCACGCACGTAGCATAA
- the polX gene encoding DNA polymerase/3'-5' exonuclease PolX yields MNKKNVIHFLEEIAVYMELKGENPFKISAFRKAARALETDDRNMDQIEDPAELTGIGKGTAAVIKEILENGESETLESLKKEVPAGLVPLLKLPGLGGKKLAKLYKELNVVDMATLKKSCEKDQIQELPGFGKKSQEKILAAIEEAGKRPDRLSIAYMLPLAEKIERQLNHIESIDRYARAGSLRRIRETIKDLDFIIATNDAASVSEKLLEIEGISKIVVKGETKITLELNDEFGVSVDFRIVKPNEFTSTLHHFTGSQAHNVKMRQIAKKKGEKISEYGVESLETGEVLTFESETEFYNHFGLSYIPPEIREDDGEIEEAEGNDIQLVDLKDIKGDLHMHSTWSDGAYTIEEMAERAREKGYSYIAITDHSQYLKVANGLTAERLREQRNEVERLNKKWTDFKIFAGVEMDILPDGSLDYDDELLTEMDFVIASIHSSFSQDQNTIMARLETALRSHHVDLIAHPSGRLLGRRNGYALDHEKLIQLAKETGTALELNANPNRLDLAAEWLRKAQTENVKIMINTDAHHMDMLEHMEIGVSAGRRGWLRAESVLNTYTVKDLEAFFNRHQ; encoded by the coding sequence ATGAATAAAAAAAACGTCATTCATTTTCTTGAAGAAATAGCTGTTTATATGGAACTGAAAGGTGAGAATCCTTTTAAAATATCCGCCTTTCGAAAAGCAGCTCGTGCGCTCGAAACGGATGATAGAAACATGGATCAAATAGAGGACCCGGCTGAGCTTACTGGCATCGGAAAGGGTACAGCTGCTGTAATAAAGGAAATTCTTGAAAATGGGGAATCTGAAACACTTGAATCTCTTAAAAAAGAAGTCCCGGCAGGACTCGTGCCACTACTGAAATTGCCCGGTCTTGGCGGAAAGAAGCTTGCAAAGCTTTATAAGGAACTGAACGTCGTCGATATGGCTACCTTAAAGAAGTCGTGTGAAAAAGATCAAATTCAAGAACTGCCAGGATTCGGGAAGAAAAGCCAGGAAAAGATCCTTGCAGCTATTGAGGAAGCCGGTAAGAGACCTGATCGACTTTCCATTGCTTATATGCTTCCACTCGCTGAAAAAATCGAAAGACAATTGAATCATATAGAAAGCATTGACCGCTATGCGAGAGCGGGCAGCTTACGTCGCATTCGTGAAACGATTAAAGATCTCGACTTTATTATTGCCACGAATGATGCGGCCAGCGTATCTGAGAAGCTTCTGGAGATAGAAGGAATTTCGAAGATCGTTGTCAAGGGAGAAACAAAAATCACGCTTGAATTAAACGATGAATTCGGAGTTTCTGTAGATTTTCGAATCGTGAAGCCGAATGAATTCACATCAACTCTTCATCATTTTACTGGCTCTCAGGCTCATAATGTGAAAATGAGACAGATTGCGAAAAAAAAGGGCGAGAAAATTAGCGAATATGGCGTCGAGTCACTCGAAACAGGTGAGGTCCTTACTTTTGAAAGTGAAACGGAATTCTATAACCATTTCGGACTTTCTTATATTCCTCCTGAAATCCGTGAAGATGATGGTGAGATTGAGGAAGCAGAGGGAAATGACATTCAGTTAGTGGATTTGAAGGATATTAAAGGTGATCTCCATATGCACTCAACCTGGAGTGACGGTGCATATACCATTGAGGAAATGGCTGAGCGCGCGAGAGAAAAAGGGTATTCTTATATAGCCATAACGGACCATTCCCAGTACTTAAAGGTAGCAAATGGGTTAACTGCTGAAAGACTGCGCGAACAGAGAAATGAAGTGGAGCGCTTAAATAAGAAATGGACTGATTTTAAAATTTTCGCAGGTGTTGAAATGGACATTCTTCCTGATGGGTCGCTTGATTATGATGATGAACTACTAACGGAAATGGATTTCGTTATCGCTTCAATTCATTCTTCCTTCTCACAGGATCAGAATACCATTATGGCACGTCTTGAGACGGCTCTCCGCAGCCATCATGTAGATTTAATCGCCCATCCCTCGGGAAGACTCCTTGGAAGAAGGAATGGGTATGCGCTTGATCATGAAAAACTTATTCAGCTTGCAAAAGAAACGGGTACAGCCCTTGAGCTGAATGCGAATCCAAATCGTCTTGATCTAGCTGCCGAATGGCTTCGAAAAGCTCAAACTGAAAATGTTAAAATAATGATTAATACGGATGCCCATCACATGGACATGCTTGAACATATGGAAATTGGTGTTTCAGCGGGCAGAAGAGGATGGCTCCGAGCGGAGAGTGTCTTAAACACCTATACGGTAAAAGATCTTGAAGCATTTTTTAACCGTCATCAATAA
- the rnhC gene encoding ribonuclease HIII, whose protein sequence is MPQVVLTVSPSIMNEIKKKYNSDLSDKQPPGSVFVAKTSSCTITGYKSGKVMFQGSAAESEAMPWQSSGVSSSRKAPAKKKVSDHKYAPPAHISSLSAIGSDEVGTGDFFGPITVAAAYVDHSHIPLLKELGVRDSKGMKDPEIIEIARNLIKTIPYSLLILPNEKYNAMQKKGMNQGKMKALLHNQAIQNVQRKIASYDAILIDQFAKPDIYFNYLKGQSTIVKDKVYFATKAEEIHLAVAAASIIARYSFVMEIDRLGRENNVKLPKGAGAAVDLAAAKLIQKYGDQVLGKLAKLHFANSLKAKKLAEQSDRS, encoded by the coding sequence ATGCCACAGGTAGTTCTAACTGTATCACCATCCATTATGAATGAAATAAAAAAGAAATACAACAGTGACTTAAGCGACAAACAGCCGCCAGGAAGCGTTTTTGTAGCAAAGACCTCTTCCTGTACTATTACAGGATATAAATCGGGAAAAGTTATGTTTCAAGGTTCAGCAGCAGAATCTGAAGCAATGCCCTGGCAGTCAAGTGGCGTTTCTTCATCGAGAAAAGCTCCTGCTAAAAAAAAGGTTAGCGATCATAAATACGCACCTCCAGCTCACATCTCATCTCTATCAGCAATTGGAAGTGATGAAGTTGGGACAGGTGATTTCTTTGGTCCGATTACTGTAGCCGCAGCTTACGTTGATCATAGTCACATTCCACTCTTAAAAGAACTCGGTGTAAGAGACTCGAAAGGAATGAAGGATCCAGAGATTATTGAGATTGCAAGGAATCTCATTAAAACCATTCCATATAGTCTACTGATTCTACCTAATGAGAAATACAATGCGATGCAGAAAAAGGGTATGAATCAAGGGAAAATGAAGGCTCTATTACATAACCAGGCCATACAAAACGTTCAACGAAAAATCGCTTCATATGATGCCATTTTGATTGACCAATTTGCCAAACCAGATATCTATTTCAATTACTTAAAGGGACAATCCACGATTGTGAAGGATAAAGTGTACTTTGCGACTAAGGCCGAAGAAATCCATCTTGCAGTGGCAGCAGCCTCAATTATTGCCAGGTATTCATTTGTAATGGAAATCGATCGTCTTGGAAGAGAAAACAACGTAAAACTACCAAAAGGAGCAGGAGCAGCTGTAGATCTTGCAGCCGCTAAACTCATTCAAAAATATGGAGATCAGGTACTTGGTAAGCTCGCCAAGCTCCACTTCGCAAACAGCTTGAAAGCAAAAAAACTGGCTGAACAGTCGGACCGTTCATAA
- a CDS encoding enoyl-CoA hydratase, with protein sequence MEFIKLSKENRVAHVTLNRPPANAVASDVLRELSEILGEIEQDPESKVILLSGEGRFFSAGADIKEFTTVDSEEGFADLGGFGQQLFDKMEAFPKPIIAAIHGAALGGGLELAMACHIRLVTESAKLGLPELQLGLVPGFAGTQRLPALVGKAKATEMLLTSDPISGSEAVSAGLANQVYSEDELLPKAKELAEKIALKSAVAINYALKLLTYSKSAHFDEGVRKEREYFGKAFASHDGQEGIRAFIEKRKPDFKDK encoded by the coding sequence GTGGAATTTATTAAGTTATCTAAAGAGAACCGGGTAGCGCATGTCACCTTGAATCGCCCACCAGCTAACGCGGTTGCATCTGATGTTTTAAGAGAGTTATCAGAGATTCTAGGTGAGATTGAGCAGGATCCCGAGTCAAAAGTTATTTTATTATCGGGTGAAGGAAGGTTTTTTTCAGCCGGGGCCGATATTAAAGAATTTACAACTGTAGACAGTGAAGAGGGTTTTGCTGATTTAGGTGGTTTTGGCCAGCAGCTTTTCGATAAAATGGAAGCGTTCCCAAAACCGATAATAGCAGCTATCCACGGCGCTGCACTTGGGGGTGGACTTGAGCTTGCGATGGCCTGTCACATTCGTCTGGTGACAGAAAGTGCAAAGCTTGGACTTCCTGAGCTTCAACTTGGTCTTGTTCCGGGATTTGCGGGGACACAAAGATTACCGGCCCTTGTGGGTAAAGCAAAGGCTACTGAAATGCTTCTCACAAGTGATCCGATTTCAGGTAGTGAGGCGGTATCAGCTGGACTTGCTAATCAAGTTTATAGTGAGGATGAACTCCTTCCAAAGGCAAAAGAACTTGCTGAAAAGATCGCCTTAAAAAGCGCTGTGGCAATCAACTATGCACTTAAGCTTCTCACCTACTCAAAATCTGCGCATTTTGATGAAGGTGTTAGGAAAGAAAGAGAGTATTTTGGCAAAGCATTTGCTTCTCACGATGGACAGGAAGGAATTCGTGCTTTTATTGAGAAGCGAAAGCCAGATTTTAAAGACAAATAA